Sequence from the Deinococcus detaillensis genome:
ACACCCGCCTAGCGCGGGTTTTTTCGTTTCTAGCCATTGATGAAAACAAGCTCAAAATGGCCTCTGTGCGTAATACGTGCGTAACCGGAGATTTATCCGAGCATGTCACTCGGGTGCAGCGCTTGAACACCCTGAAGCTGCAACTCAAGCTCCTTGCCCTCAGAGCTTTGCTGGAGGTGGAGCGCCAAGCCATCGCGCTGGCACAAACCGGCATCAAATTGGTCGGTCCGGCCAAGAAAGCGCAGGCCAAAGAGCACATCGTCACCAAATACGCCCAGGCCACCGCAGCATTTTCAGCACCTCAGATTCGTTGTAAGAAAGAAGCAAAGTCCGTCCGTTTACCCTGATGCATGAAACGCCCCCACCGGTTGATTATTCCTGCGGCCCTCAGTCTCCTCGTTGCCCTAAGTGCCGCACAAGCGGTGAGCGTCAGTATTGCTACGGTCAGTCCACTGACTGGAGACCAGAGCCCCACCGGAATTGACCTCAGGAGAGGCGTCGAACTCGCCGTGAACGCACGTATAGCCGAACTGAAAACAGCGGGCATTGACCTCACTCTCATTCCCTTCGACGACCAAGCCTCTGCGACCAGAGGCGAACAGATTGCCAAGACGATTCTCGCCACCAAGAGCATCCTCGGTGTGGTCGGTGCCAACAACTCCAGCGTCACCAACGTTCTCGGCGAAGCATTTGCTGCCGAGAAGCTTGCTTTCATATCCCCCAACAGCACCAACGACGCGCTCAGTACACACAACTGGTCGAATTTCAATCGGGTCGTTTCTCCCAACGCTGCTCAAGTTGTCGCCGCTGCCAATTATATTGCCGAAACGCTCCGCTCCACTTCGGTGTATGTGGTGTCAGACAACACTGCCTATGGGAACGGCCTTACCCGAGGACTCATTGAGGGTCTGAAAGCCGCCAAAATTCCTGTCGCGGGTTACGTTGGGGTATCGACGC
This genomic interval carries:
- a CDS encoding branched-chain amino acid ABC transporter substrate-binding protein; amino-acid sequence: MKRPHRLIIPAALSLLVALSAAQAVSVSIATVSPLTGDQSPTGIDLRRGVELAVNARIAELKTAGIDLTLIPFDDQASATRGEQIAKTILATKSILGVVGANNSSVTNVLGEAFAAEKLAFISPNSTNDALSTHNWSNFNRVVSPNAAQVVAAANYIAETLRSTSVYVVSDNTAYGNGLTRGLIEGLKAAKIPVAGYVGVSTPAQIASVIKKIKASGTPLVYFGGTDDVGGQFVRDLRAAGVTAQFMGGDGLDSPSFIQRAGRGTVGVLYTSVNGPVNTFSNYLDFTGKFRAAYKTEPSGVAVYAYDAANVMISALKSSITGATLPSRAVVSAAVRKIDLPACFASDKADCLTITGALAFTSSGERVRSRLLIMKYDEMYQAKMIKIQTVNAADLK